The following proteins come from a genomic window of Kiloniellales bacterium:
- a CDS encoding MFS transporter, whose translation MSNQNQEIGPSTLPRTPPVVFVLTAGIAVIGANSLALSPIAAEVAASFGVAVPAVMAATAAYGLGTAFAAVFLARAIDRIGSRRVLVQALAVLALAFGVSASAPNAAALVAGQVLAGLGAGVALPAIYALAAEVAPPGRESATLGVVLTGWTLSLVAGVSLSAVIADLVHWRLVYAFLVGAALLGLLALLVSPDREAGGSGVPAPSPLQALALPGVVRLLLVCAAYMIAFYGVYGYIGAHLHEGLGLATSANAAVPLAYGIGFGAAALLDRVIDWVGPGRAMPCAYLGIAAVYAALALGSGNYLAIVAIALLWGLLNHFGLNLLILRLTAVDPARRGTILGLNSAVTYLCVFLGTLGFGPLYSHAGFASLAWIAAGLCLVAALLTTGGAMESRRGKNT comes from the coding sequence ATGTCGAATCAGAATCAAGAAATCGGACCGTCGACCCTTCCGCGTACGCCTCCGGTGGTCTTCGTCCTGACCGCGGGTATCGCGGTAATCGGCGCCAACTCCCTGGCCTTGAGCCCGATCGCGGCCGAGGTCGCCGCCTCCTTCGGCGTGGCGGTGCCGGCGGTCATGGCCGCCACGGCGGCCTACGGCCTGGGCACCGCCTTCGCCGCCGTCTTCTTGGCGCGCGCCATCGACCGGATCGGCAGCCGGCGGGTCCTGGTCCAGGCCCTGGCCGTCCTGGCCCTGGCCTTCGGCGTCAGCGCCTCGGCGCCCAACGCGGCTGCCCTGGTCGCCGGCCAGGTCCTGGCCGGGCTCGGCGCCGGGGTCGCCCTGCCGGCGATCTACGCCCTGGCGGCCGAGGTTGCGCCGCCGGGGCGGGAAAGCGCGACCCTCGGCGTCGTCTTGACCGGTTGGACCTTGAGCCTGGTCGCCGGCGTCTCGCTTTCGGCCGTGATCGCGGACCTCGTGCATTGGCGCCTGGTCTACGCCTTCCTGGTGGGCGCGGCCCTGCTCGGCCTGCTGGCGCTGCTGGTCAGTCCCGACCGGGAGGCCGGCGGGTCCGGGGTCCCGGCACCTTCGCCCCTGCAGGCCCTGGCCCTGCCGGGCGTGGTCCGGCTGCTCCTGGTCTGCGCCGCCTACATGATCGCCTTCTACGGGGTCTACGGCTACATCGGCGCCCACCTGCACGAGGGCCTCGGGCTGGCGACCAGCGCCAACGCGGCGGTGCCTCTGGCCTATGGTATCGGCTTCGGCGCCGCGGCGCTGCTCGACCGCGTCATCGACTGGGTCGGCCCGGGCCGGGCCATGCCCTGCGCCTATCTGGGCATCGCCGCGGTCTATGCCGCCCTGGCCCTGGGCAGCGGCAACTACCTCGCCATCGTCGCGATCGCACTGCTTTGGGGCCTGCTCAACCACTTCGGCCTGAATCTCCTGATCCTGCGCTTGACCGCCGTCGATCCCGCGCGCCGCGGCACGATCCTCGGGCTCAACTCCGCCGTCACCTACCTTTGCGTCTTCCTCGGCACCCTGGGCTTCGGCCCGCTTTACAGCCACGCCGGATTTGCGTCCCTGGCCTGGATCGCGGCCGGACTCTGCCTCGTCGCGGCGCTGCTGACGACGGGCGGAGCGATGGAATCGAGGCGAGGGAAGAACACGTAG
- a CDS encoding phospholipase D-like domain-containing protein — protein MDFLREGSTCWRIARAERVAVLIDGEAYFAALRAAILDARRSVFIVGWDIDSRVDLAPRLGNELAEEQRLLGPLLTHAVSQRPDLNVHVLLWDYALLYALDREPLPRLKLDWTTPDRIRVCLDGCLPAGASHHQKVVVIDDSLAFVGGIDLTTKRWDTPAHCPGDPARVDPDGRGFDPVHDVQAMFDGEAAAAMGELVRDRWRLATGEAAAPPDASRDAWPEGVAAEFRAVYLGVARTRPKSDGYGEVREVEALFLRAISLAERSIYIENQYLTSEAVARAICERMSEVPDLEVVIVGPHRSAGWLEAKSMGAGRAAFLQTLETEGFGERLRALFPIVRQEGREIPVYVHAKVMIVDDSLLRIGSANINNRSMGLDSECDVAIEAIDDTQRKAIAGIRDRLVAEHLGVEARQVADEWKRQASLLHIVDRLGGDERRLRPIRDEAEFDDDVSQALREIADRERPLQPEDFVGDMFGGQARPRWRGLVALVICLVALLASVLLAWSVSG, from the coding sequence TTGGACTTCCTGCGCGAAGGATCAACCTGCTGGCGGATTGCGAGGGCCGAGCGCGTAGCGGTTCTGATCGATGGCGAAGCTTACTTCGCGGCTCTGCGCGCCGCCATCCTGGACGCGCGGCGATCCGTCTTCATCGTCGGTTGGGACATCGACAGTCGGGTCGACCTTGCCCCTCGACTCGGGAACGAATTGGCGGAGGAACAACGTCTCTTGGGTCCTCTGCTGACCCACGCCGTGTCGCAGCGGCCGGATCTCAACGTGCATGTCCTGCTTTGGGACTACGCCTTGCTCTACGCTCTGGACCGCGAGCCGCTGCCCCGCCTCAAGTTGGATTGGACGACCCCGGACCGGATACGGGTTTGTCTCGACGGCTGCCTGCCTGCAGGCGCCAGCCATCATCAGAAGGTCGTCGTGATCGACGACTCTTTGGCCTTCGTGGGCGGGATCGATCTGACGACCAAGCGATGGGACACGCCGGCGCACTGCCCCGGCGATCCGGCGCGGGTCGATCCGGATGGTCGGGGCTTCGACCCTGTGCACGATGTCCAGGCCATGTTCGACGGCGAGGCGGCGGCGGCGATGGGTGAGTTGGTTCGCGATCGCTGGCGGCTGGCGACCGGCGAGGCGGCGGCGCCACCAGACGCTTCGAGGGATGCCTGGCCCGAAGGCGTGGCCGCCGAGTTTCGAGCTGTCTACCTGGGGGTCGCCCGGACCCGGCCGAAGTCGGACGGCTATGGCGAGGTTCGCGAGGTCGAGGCCCTTTTTCTGAGGGCCATCAGCCTGGCGGAGCGATCGATCTACATCGAGAACCAGTACCTGACTTCGGAGGCCGTCGCCCGGGCGATTTGCGAGCGGATGTCGGAAGTGCCGGATCTGGAAGTGGTGATCGTCGGGCCGCACCGCTCGGCCGGATGGCTGGAGGCGAAGAGCATGGGTGCGGGTCGGGCCGCGTTCCTGCAGACGCTTGAGACCGAGGGCTTCGGCGAGCGGCTGCGGGCCTTGTTCCCGATCGTCCGGCAAGAGGGCCGAGAGATACCGGTCTACGTCCACGCCAAGGTCATGATCGTCGACGACAGCCTGCTGCGAATTGGCTCCGCGAACATCAACAACCGATCGATGGGCCTGGATTCCGAGTGCGATGTCGCCATCGAGGCCATAGACGACACACAACGCAAGGCGATCGCCGGTATTCGCGACCGACTGGTTGCCGAACACCTGGGCGTCGAAGCGCGGCAAGTCGCTGACGAATGGAAGCGGCAAGCTTCCCTTTTGCATATCGTCGACAGGCTCGGTGGTGATGAGCGCAGGCTTCGGCCAATCAGAGACGAGGCCGAATTCGATGACGACGTCTCTCAGGCGCTGCGGGAGATCGCAGATCGGGAGCGGCCGCTGCAGCCTGAGGACTTTGTTGGCGACATGTTCGGTGGTCAGGCGCGGCCCCGGTGGCGTGGCTTAGTGGCGCTGGTGATCTGTCTGGTCGCACTGCTGGCCAGTGTGCTCTTGGCTTGGAGCGTCTCCGGCTAG
- a CDS encoding adenylate/guanylate cyclase domain-containing protein: MERRLAAILAADMVGYSRLMNEDEAGTLAAYRRHRRELFNPKVAQYRGRIIKLTGDGALMEFVSVVDAVAFAVEVQLALGDRNAGIPEDKQFRYRIGIHIGDVIVEEEDIYGSGVNLTARLEGLADPGGICISQTVFDQVKGKLDLGFEPLGEKQVKNIAEPVSVYRVVLDQRAAALATPVVQPSAPRRRRSRLGAAAAVLALLLAAAGGLLWWQPWQAAPEAEGRRFAYPLPDRPSIAVLPFINVSGETEQDHFAAGLTDDLITELSKVSGLFVIARHSVFAIQNTAGKIQDVAAELGVRYVLEGSLRRAGPRLRVNVKLIDALSGLSLWAERYDRDYADLFALQDDLIEKIIAALAIQLTEGEKEKLARIPTDSLEAYDYYLRAEQEGFYYSDVETYRRALSYYQRAIDLDPDFAEAHAGIARIAVDVWRNHYTFLWSGAVARKIAYDAAGQALRLDPDSARAHIVLALLQLVDGRPVEAQASARSAVAIEPNHAEILGNASLVLAHVGARAEALAGLDKALRLEPAPPPSFRLLAGVVSYIAEDYERALPLLETARDGLPMAEPAREYLAAAHAYAGEAAMAKQEVASLKKLFPETNLEHYRSLYGYWRQDDLDHHLEGLRKAGITTWPFGFEGSEADRLGAAELREVTTGRTWIGRQHNGTDFLQFFDKAGNIAYRSPNSSMTGTARIRGDRLCQRFEGHFLDRETCGYVYRNPSPASDEAEDRPRADYAHVSPHALEYFNVEDCCR; encoded by the coding sequence ATGGAACGGCGACTGGCGGCGATCCTCGCCGCCGACATGGTCGGCTATTCCCGACTCATGAACGAGGACGAGGCGGGCACCCTGGCCGCCTATCGTCGGCATCGTCGTGAGCTCTTCAATCCCAAGGTGGCGCAGTACCGGGGCCGGATCATCAAGCTGACCGGCGACGGTGCGCTCATGGAGTTCGTCAGCGTGGTCGACGCCGTGGCCTTCGCGGTCGAGGTGCAGCTCGCCCTGGGCGACCGCAATGCCGGGATTCCCGAGGACAAGCAGTTCCGCTACCGGATCGGGATCCACATCGGCGATGTTATCGTCGAAGAAGAGGACATCTACGGCTCCGGCGTCAACCTGACGGCGCGGCTCGAAGGCCTGGCCGATCCTGGCGGCATCTGCATTTCCCAGACCGTATTCGACCAGGTCAAGGGCAAGCTCGACCTCGGCTTCGAGCCTCTCGGCGAGAAGCAGGTCAAGAACATCGCCGAGCCGGTCAGCGTTTACCGGGTGGTCCTGGACCAGCGGGCGGCCGCGCTGGCCACGCCGGTCGTCCAGCCCAGCGCGCCGCGGCGGCGGCGCAGCCGGCTCGGGGCCGCAGCGGCGGTTCTGGCACTGCTGCTCGCCGCGGCCGGCGGCCTCCTGTGGTGGCAACCCTGGCAGGCCGCGCCGGAAGCGGAAGGCCGGCGCTTCGCCTATCCGCTGCCAGACAGGCCATCGATCGCGGTGCTGCCCTTCATCAACGTCAGCGGCGAGACCGAGCAAGACCACTTCGCCGCCGGCCTGACCGACGATCTGATCACCGAGCTGTCCAAGGTCTCGGGGCTCTTTGTCATCGCCCGGCATTCGGTCTTCGCGATCCAGAACACCGCCGGCAAGATTCAGGACGTGGCGGCGGAGCTGGGCGTGCGCTACGTGCTGGAGGGCTCGCTGCGTCGTGCCGGGCCACGACTCCGGGTCAACGTCAAGCTGATCGACGCGCTCTCGGGCCTGTCGCTCTGGGCCGAGCGCTACGACCGCGACTACGCCGACCTCTTCGCCCTCCAGGACGATCTGATCGAGAAGATCATCGCCGCCCTGGCGATCCAGCTGACCGAAGGCGAGAAGGAAAAGCTGGCCCGGATCCCGACCGACAGCCTGGAGGCCTACGACTACTACCTGCGGGCCGAGCAGGAGGGCTTCTACTACAGCGACGTCGAGACCTACCGCCGGGCCTTGTCCTACTACCAGCGGGCCATCGACCTGGACCCGGACTTCGCCGAGGCCCACGCCGGCATCGCGCGCATTGCGGTCGACGTCTGGCGCAACCATTACACCTTCCTGTGGTCCGGTGCGGTCGCCCGAAAGATCGCCTATGACGCCGCCGGCCAGGCGCTGCGCCTGGACCCGGACAGCGCCCGCGCCCACATCGTGCTCGCCCTGCTGCAGCTGGTCGACGGCCGCCCCGTCGAGGCCCAGGCCTCGGCCCGCAGTGCGGTCGCGATCGAGCCCAACCACGCGGAGATCCTGGGCAACGCCAGCCTGGTCCTGGCCCACGTCGGAGCGCGGGCAGAGGCGCTCGCCGGGCTCGACAAGGCGCTGCGGCTGGAACCCGCGCCGCCGCCCAGCTTCCGGCTGCTGGCGGGCGTGGTCTCCTACATCGCCGAGGACTACGAACGCGCCCTGCCGTTGCTGGAGACAGCGCGTGACGGCCTGCCGATGGCGGAACCGGCGCGCGAGTACTTGGCCGCCGCCCACGCCTACGCCGGGGAAGCGGCGATGGCGAAACAGGAAGTCGCAAGCCTGAAGAAGCTATTTCCGGAGACCAACCTGGAGCACTACCGCAGCCTCTACGGCTACTGGCGCCAGGACGACCTAGACCACCATCTCGAGGGCCTGCGCAAGGCCGGGATCACCACCTGGCCCTTCGGCTTCGAGGGCAGCGAGGCGGATCGCCTCGGCGCCGCCGAACTACGCGAGGTTACCACCGGCCGGACCTGGATCGGTCGGCAGCACAACGGCACCGACTTCCTGCAGTTCTTCGACAAGGCCGGCAACATCGCCTACCGCAGCCCAAACAGTTCCATGACCGGCACGGCACGGATCCGCGGCGACCGGCTGTGCCAGCGTTTCGAGGGCCACTTCCTGGATCGCGAGACCTGCGGCTACGTCTACCGGAACCCATCGCCCGCAAGCGACGAGGCGGAGGATCGCCCGCGGGCCGACTACGCCCACGTGAGCCCGCACGCGCTGGAGTACTTCAACGTCGAGGACTGCTGCCGCTGA
- a CDS encoding mandelate racemase/muconate lactonizing enzyme family protein: MKIAAIKTYLLGPTDSPDGAARVKSFLFVKLETDAGLEAWGEAYALAGRERAVEEMILALAETLLGREAPSPRCFRSDALLRFADKRAGIDFYCAVSALELALWDLAGKHLGAPVHRLLGGALRDRIPLYANTWSEHATSIDFVVGRARQMVEAGYRAVKVYPLQFAGLDRAEACLQAVRQALGQEIAVMVDLNALDDPHIALQAARRFEPYDPFWFEEPVSSDDLETLADIRARASLRIVSGERHGGKFRFREMLEKRAADVLNPDIAGCGGILELLEIAAMAEAFSVAVSPHNYNSTTVAMAAMLHAAALLPNLLTAEIYPDFLARGAAFAETDFEIRDGEATLPQSPGLGVTLDEEALIALTGGARARP; encoded by the coding sequence TTGAAGATCGCCGCCATCAAGACCTATCTGCTCGGCCCGACCGACAGCCCCGACGGGGCGGCCCGGGTCAAGTCCTTCCTCTTCGTCAAGCTCGAAACGGATGCGGGGCTCGAGGCCTGGGGCGAGGCCTACGCTCTGGCCGGCCGCGAGCGCGCCGTCGAGGAAATGATCCTCGCCCTGGCGGAGACCCTCCTCGGCCGAGAGGCGCCGAGCCCTCGTTGCTTCCGCTCCGACGCGCTGCTCCGTTTCGCCGACAAGCGGGCCGGCATCGACTTCTACTGCGCCGTGAGCGCCCTCGAGCTCGCGCTCTGGGACCTCGCCGGCAAGCACCTCGGCGCGCCGGTCCACCGGCTGCTCGGCGGCGCCCTGAGGGACCGGATCCCGCTCTACGCCAACACCTGGAGCGAGCACGCGACCTCGATCGACTTCGTCGTCGGGCGCGCCCGGCAGATGGTCGAGGCGGGCTACAGGGCGGTGAAGGTCTATCCCCTGCAATTCGCCGGCCTGGATCGGGCCGAGGCCTGCCTTCAGGCGGTCAGGCAGGCTCTCGGACAGGAGATCGCGGTGATGGTCGATCTCAATGCCCTCGACGATCCGCACATCGCCCTCCAGGCGGCGCGGCGCTTCGAGCCTTACGATCCTTTCTGGTTCGAGGAGCCGGTCTCCTCGGACGACCTCGAGACGCTGGCCGACATCCGCGCCCGGGCGAGCCTGCGGATCGTCTCCGGCGAGCGCCACGGCGGCAAGTTTAGGTTCCGGGAGATGCTGGAGAAGCGCGCCGCCGACGTCCTCAACCCCGACATTGCCGGCTGCGGCGGCATCCTCGAGCTGCTCGAGATCGCGGCCATGGCCGAGGCCTTCTCCGTCGCGGTCTCGCCGCACAACTACAACAGCACGACGGTCGCCATGGCCGCCATGCTCCACGCCGCCGCCCTCCTGCCCAACCTGCTGACCGCCGAGATCTATCCGGACTTCCTGGCCCGCGGTGCGGCGTTCGCCGAGACCGACTTCGAGATCAGGGACGGCGAAGCCACCTTGCCGCAATCGCCGGGACTGGGCGTGACCCTCGACGAGGAGGCCCTGATCGCCTTGACCGGCGGGGCCAGGGCGAGACCCTAG
- a CDS encoding YHS domain-containing (seleno)protein produces the protein MTRTTTTRKAGLAALAAFAALTAFGQPGTAGDAKRDAFINTGYFGDVAIKGYDAVAYFTEQRAIKGSPTHAHRWLGATWHFASAEHRDLFAAEPVKYAPQYGGYCADGVSFGTITTNIDPEAWRIIGGKLYLSYDPGAAGGLEENPSKVTSSQKYWPEVRRTLMSEKQTQAWQ, from the coding sequence ATGACGAGAACGACGACCACCAGGAAGGCGGGTCTGGCGGCCCTGGCCGCCTTCGCGGCCCTGACCGCCTTCGGCCAGCCGGGAACCGCCGGCGACGCCAAGCGCGATGCCTTCATCAACACCGGCTATTTCGGCGACGTCGCCATCAAGGGCTACGATGCCGTGGCCTACTTCACCGAGCAGCGGGCGATCAAGGGCTCGCCGACGCACGCCCACCGCTGGCTGGGCGCGACCTGGCACTTCGCCAGCGCCGAGCACCGCGACCTCTTCGCCGCCGAGCCGGTGAAGTACGCGCCGCAGTACGGTGGCTACTGCGCCGACGGCGTGTCCTTCGGGACCATCACCACCAATATCGACCCCGAGGCCTGGCGGATCATCGGCGGCAAGCTCTACCTGAGCTACGACCCCGGCGCCGCCGGCGGCCTGGAGGAGAACCCGTCCAAGGTGACCAGCTCCCAGAAGTACTGGCCCGAGGTCCGGCGCACCCTCATGTCCGAGAAGCAAACCCAGGCTTGGCAATAG
- a CDS encoding ankyrin repeat domain-containing protein, producing the protein MRHLCTMMVAVLFAIATAQAGPLHEAARNGDAEAAKRAVDAGAELEEADASGEPPLLIAALAGKKEVVRLLLDAGANVNAANKGGLTALHAASYGGHAAVVRLLIARGALVNDSKNFYRMSPLHAAAEEGHAEVVALLLDAGAEIEAKERNGYTPLTQAGWREYWDAAELLMKAGATCQPADLVGDWLHQECSKRQ; encoded by the coding sequence ATGCGGCACCTGTGCACCATGATGGTCGCAGTGCTTTTCGCCATCGCGACCGCCCAGGCCGGTCCTCTGCACGAGGCGGCCCGGAACGGCGATGCGGAGGCGGCCAAGCGGGCCGTCGACGCGGGCGCCGAACTGGAAGAAGCCGATGCCAGCGGCGAGCCGCCGCTCCTGATCGCGGCCCTCGCGGGCAAGAAAGAGGTCGTGCGTCTGCTGCTGGACGCCGGCGCGAACGTCAACGCCGCCAACAAGGGCGGCCTGACCGCCTTGCACGCCGCGTCCTACGGCGGCCACGCGGCGGTCGTGCGGCTTCTGATCGCGCGCGGCGCCCTCGTGAACGATTCGAAGAACTTCTACCGGATGTCGCCGCTGCACGCCGCGGCCGAGGAGGGCCACGCCGAGGTGGTCGCCCTGCTCCTCGACGCGGGCGCGGAGATCGAGGCCAAGGAGAGGAACGGCTATACGCCTCTGACCCAGGCCGGCTGGCGGGAGTACTGGGACGCAGCCGAGCTGCTGATGAAGGCCGGGGCGACCTGCCAGCCAGCCGATCTGGTCGGCGACTGGCTGCACCAGGAATGCAGCAAGCGGCAATAG
- a CDS encoding FAD-binding protein, giving the protein MPNERRFFRQRPKETGRHQSFEQDLDGEYAFRLDQGGQSMLDTYKAATEELQAIIKDCVDEGKTLRARGSLWSLSPVAVTDGRLIDTTALRLAFTFSPNQTDPAYGGDAAKLRFIQCGNSISVLNNLLFADRLSLPASGSNNGQTIAGALSTNTHGGAYRFGALAEMVVGLHLVVGPNKHVYLERQSKPVMKADFARQIEADFIQDDTLFNAALISFGSFGVIHGLMIEARELFILNAVRYRAPYDDTLKTALTNADPTLLPLPPEAAGVPTGTPYHFEVFYNPNEGTPPDEAIVLVMYEEPWTEAYNPPVWDGGESGMGASGLDVMGALIDIIPSPLNKLVVPILNAQVDDEFAPYVKKGIIRDLFRGEKVLGKTLACAMGMPADRAVEAQEIAFKVYKDGDDVLPVIVSHRFVKGTDALLGFTRFDPTAVFEIDGLNLPSVRGYLEKVWEKLDAAGIPFTMHWGKFNTHLNPARVRQRYGDAAVDQWIGAREALLENAEVRKVFANDFLTRMGLAT; this is encoded by the coding sequence ATGCCGAACGAACGACGCTTCTTCAGGCAGCGGCCGAAGGAAACCGGCCGGCACCAGTCCTTCGAGCAGGACCTCGACGGCGAATACGCCTTTCGCCTCGACCAGGGCGGCCAGTCCATGCTGGACACCTACAAGGCGGCGACCGAGGAGCTGCAGGCGATCATCAAGGACTGCGTCGACGAGGGGAAGACCCTGCGCGCCCGCGGCAGCCTCTGGTCGCTCAGCCCGGTGGCGGTCACCGACGGCCGCCTGATCGACACCACGGCCCTGCGCCTGGCCTTCACCTTCTCGCCAAACCAGACCGATCCGGCCTACGGCGGCGACGCCGCGAAGCTGCGCTTCATCCAATGCGGCAACTCGATCTCGGTGCTGAACAACCTGCTCTTCGCCGACCGCCTGTCGCTCCCGGCCTCCGGCTCCAACAACGGCCAGACCATCGCCGGCGCACTCTCGACGAACACCCACGGCGGCGCATACCGCTTCGGCGCCCTGGCCGAGATGGTCGTCGGCCTACACTTGGTGGTCGGGCCCAACAAGCACGTCTACCTGGAGCGGCAGTCGAAGCCGGTGATGAAGGCGGACTTCGCCCGGCAGATCGAGGCCGACTTCATCCAAGACGACACCCTGTTCAACGCGGCCCTGATCAGCTTCGGCTCCTTCGGCGTGATTCACGGCCTAATGATCGAGGCGCGGGAGCTCTTTATCCTCAACGCCGTGCGCTATCGCGCGCCCTACGACGACACGCTGAAGACGGCGCTGACCAACGCCGACCCGACGCTGCTGCCGCTGCCACCGGAGGCCGCCGGCGTGCCGACCGGCACGCCCTACCACTTCGAGGTCTTCTACAATCCCAATGAAGGCACGCCGCCCGACGAGGCCATCGTCCTGGTGATGTACGAGGAGCCCTGGACCGAGGCCTACAATCCGCCGGTCTGGGACGGCGGCGAGTCGGGGATGGGCGCCTCGGGCCTCGACGTCATGGGTGCGCTGATCGACATCATCCCTTCGCCGCTGAACAAGCTCGTGGTGCCGATCCTGAACGCCCAGGTGGACGACGAGTTCGCGCCCTACGTCAAGAAGGGCATCATCCGCGACCTCTTCCGCGGCGAGAAGGTCCTCGGCAAGACCCTGGCCTGCGCCATGGGCATGCCGGCGGACCGCGCCGTCGAGGCCCAGGAGATCGCCTTCAAGGTCTACAAGGACGGGGACGACGTGCTGCCGGTGATCGTCTCTCACCGCTTCGTCAAGGGCACCGATGCGCTGCTCGGCTTCACCCGCTTCGATCCCACCGCGGTCTTCGAGATCGACGGTCTTAACCTGCCGAGCGTGCGCGGCTACCTCGAGAAGGTCTGGGAGAAGCTGGATGCGGCCGGGATCCCCTTCACGATGCACTGGGGCAAGTTCAACACGCATCTCAACCCGGCCCGGGTCCGTCAACGCTACGGCGATGCCGCGGTCGACCAGTGGATCGGCGCCCGCGAGGCCCTGCTGGAGAACGCCGAGGTGCGGAAGGTCTTCGCCAACGATTTCCTGACCCGAATGGGACTGGCGACCTAG